A genomic segment from Flavobacterium inviolabile encodes:
- the gwsS gene encoding grasp-with-spasm system SPASM domain peptide maturase produces the protein MKYFKLFAACIIVKGFKRSSISDLERNKNYIIPNFVADFLLRGNATIDVDDNLKQWIDLFVKEELGFFTKYPDYYPNLSLEWDSPETINNAIIEADNLNETALIDLINQLNDLSCRYIEFRFYSNINISLFEQILIDLHKGSVSGIVIYAKYDSNDMECIQGLLAKSNIILSIVLHSCNEEIINDNPRIYITNQIINASVHCGQISQDYFSINIKTFTESNHFNTCLNKKIAIDNDGNIKNCPSMKESYGNIKDTKLIDVVDNSCFKDYWIIKKDVIDVCKNCEFRHICTDCRAYIEEPNNKFSKPLKCGYNPYTNKWSEWNSDHSKKMLIEYYGL, from the coding sequence ATGAAGTACTTTAAATTATTTGCCGCTTGTATAATTGTAAAAGGTTTTAAACGAAGTTCAATATCAGATTTAGAAAGAAATAAAAATTATATCATTCCAAATTTTGTAGCCGACTTTTTGTTAAGAGGGAATGCTACGATTGATGTAGATGACAATTTAAAACAATGGATTGATTTATTTGTGAAAGAAGAATTAGGTTTTTTTACAAAATATCCGGATTATTATCCAAATTTAAGTTTGGAATGGGATAGCCCGGAAACGATAAATAATGCCATTATAGAAGCAGATAATTTAAATGAAACAGCGCTTATAGACCTTATTAATCAATTAAACGATTTAAGTTGCAGGTATATTGAATTCAGATTTTATTCAAATATAAATATTTCATTATTTGAACAAATACTAATAGACTTACATAAAGGGAGCGTTTCAGGTATCGTGATTTACGCTAAATATGACTCTAATGATATGGAATGTATTCAAGGGTTATTAGCGAAAAGTAATATTATATTAAGTATTGTTCTTCATTCCTGTAATGAGGAAATAATTAATGATAATCCGAGAATATACATTACAAATCAAATTATTAACGCATCTGTTCATTGTGGTCAGATCTCTCAAGACTATTTTTCGATTAACATAAAAACATTTACAGAATCGAATCATTTTAATACCTGCCTGAATAAAAAAATTGCCATTGATAATGATGGAAATATAAAGAATTGTCCGTCCATGAAAGAAAGTTATGGAAACATTAAGGATACTAAGTTAATAGATGTCGTTGATAATTCTTGTTTTAAAGATTATTGGATTATTAAAAAAGATGTAATCGATGTGTGCAAAAATTGTGAGTTTAGACATATTTGTACAGATTGCAGAGCTTATATTGAAGAACCAAACAATAAGTTTTCAAAGCCTTTAAAATGTGGGTATAATCCCTATACTAATAAATGGAGTGAATGGAATTCAGATCATTCTAAAAAGATGTTAATAGAATATTATGGTTTATGA
- a CDS encoding methionine aminotransferase, which yields MSKLPHITTSIFTVMSQMANEHQAINLSQGFPNFPVDERLTTITAKLATENVHQYTPMAGHPGLMSKIAALTSASYHRAVNPATEMLVTAGATEAIFATIQALVNKNEEVIILDPSYDCYEAPILLSYAKPVRVALNDDYTPDWEAIAAKMNTQTRMLIINNPHNPTGKIWTAADFLQLEKLLTLYPDVLLLSDEVYEYITYEQPHISVNTNEKLRDRSIVISSFGKSLHITGWKIGYAIAPEHLMKEIKKVHQFLVFSVNSISQAAISDYLDIVDFKEIASMYRKKRDYFKALLSQTPFEILPCEGSYFQVASYASFSNENDIDFTKRLITDYGVATIPISTFYADGKDLKLIRFCFAKDDNTLLQATERLRKITR from the coding sequence ATGTCCAAACTCCCGCATATCACCACCAGTATTTTTACCGTAATGTCCCAAATGGCAAACGAGCACCAGGCCATTAACCTGTCGCAGGGATTTCCGAATTTTCCGGTAGACGAACGATTGACCACCATTACAGCAAAACTCGCTACAGAAAATGTACACCAGTATACGCCAATGGCCGGACATCCGGGACTGATGAGCAAAATTGCGGCATTAACCTCAGCGTCCTATCATCGTGCGGTTAATCCGGCTACGGAAATGTTAGTGACCGCAGGCGCTACCGAAGCTATTTTTGCCACCATACAGGCATTGGTAAACAAAAACGAAGAAGTGATCATTCTCGACCCAAGCTACGACTGTTATGAAGCCCCCATCCTGCTCAGTTATGCCAAACCGGTCCGGGTGGCGCTAAATGACGATTACACTCCAGACTGGGAAGCCATTGCGGCTAAGATGAATACTCAAACGAGAATGCTCATCATCAACAATCCGCATAATCCAACCGGTAAAATATGGACCGCTGCCGATTTCCTGCAGCTTGAAAAATTACTGACCCTGTATCCGGATGTACTGCTGTTATCGGATGAGGTTTACGAATACATTACCTACGAACAACCCCATATATCGGTTAACACCAATGAAAAACTCCGCGACCGCAGTATTGTGATTTCTTCATTTGGAAAATCACTGCACATCACCGGATGGAAAATCGGGTATGCCATTGCGCCCGAACACCTGATGAAAGAGATCAAAAAAGTCCATCAGTTTTTAGTATTCAGTGTCAACAGTATTTCACAGGCCGCCATTAGCGACTATCTGGATATTGTGGACTTTAAAGAAATTGCCTCGATGTACCGTAAAAAAAGAGATTACTTTAAAGCACTGCTCTCCCAAACTCCTTTTGAGATACTCCCTTGTGAAGGCTCCTATTTCCAGGTGGCTTCCTACGCCTCTTTTTCGAATGAAAACGATATCGACTTTACGAAAAGGCTCATCACCGACTATGGTGTGGCGACCATCCCGATATCCACTTTTTATGCCGATGGCAAAGACCTTAAACTAATCCGCTTTTGCTTTGCCAAAGACGACAACACTTTGTTACAGGCAACGGAACGCCTGCGAAAGATCACCCGATAA
- a CDS encoding ParA family protein — protein sequence MGKIIAIANQKGGVGKTTTSVNLAAALGVLEKKVLLIDADPQANASSGLGIDVESVEIGTYQILEHSNTPDEATLSCTAPNVSLIPAHIDLVAIEIELVDKENREYMLKQALASVKEKYDYIIIDCAPSLGLLTLNALTAADSVVIPIQCEYFALEGLGKLLNTIKSVQKIHNPQLDIEGLLLTMYDSRLRLSNQVVEEVQKHFNDMVFETVIQRNVKLSEAPSFGESIINYDATSKGATNYIHLAEEIIKKNSN from the coding sequence ATGGGTAAAATCATTGCTATTGCCAATCAAAAAGGTGGCGTTGGAAAAACTACAACTTCAGTAAATTTAGCCGCCGCATTAGGCGTATTGGAAAAAAAAGTTTTATTGATTGATGCAGATCCACAGGCTAATGCCAGTTCCGGATTGGGTATTGACGTAGAAAGTGTAGAAATAGGAACCTACCAGATATTAGAGCATAGCAATACTCCGGACGAAGCAACCTTATCGTGTACGGCACCGAATGTTTCGCTGATTCCGGCTCATATTGACCTGGTAGCTATCGAAATCGAACTGGTTGATAAAGAAAACCGTGAATATATGCTAAAACAAGCTTTGGCCAGTGTTAAGGAAAAATATGATTATATCATTATTGACTGTGCACCGTCATTAGGCTTGTTAACGCTAAATGCGCTAACGGCAGCCGACTCGGTTGTTATTCCGATTCAGTGTGAATATTTCGCACTGGAAGGTTTGGGTAAATTACTGAACACGATTAAAAGCGTGCAGAAAATCCACAACCCGCAGCTGGATATCGAAGGTTTATTGCTAACCATGTATGATTCCCGTTTGCGTTTATCGAATCAGGTAGTGGAAGAAGTACAGAAGCACTTTAACGATATGGTTTTTGAAACCGTTATTCAGCGTAACGTAAAATTAAGTGAAGCACCAAGTTTTGGTGAAAGCATCATTAACTATGATGCAACCAGCAAAGGCGCAACCAATTATATTCATTTAGCAGAAGAAATTATTAAAAAAAATAGTAACTAA
- a CDS encoding multicopper oxidase domain-containing protein has protein sequence MKHCYQLLLLFAALSGYAQNSKEYDLYVTDTVVNYTGKKVKAIAINGSIPAPTLHFTEGDTAVIRVHNKMHHETSIHWHGLLLPNEQDGVPYLTTAPIKGMSTHTYKFPIKQSGTYWYHSHTMLQEQIGMYGAFIIHKKQEPELPEYTMLLSDWTDANPHEIERSLHKANDWYAIKKGATQNYAEAIGKGHFLTKFTNEWKRMHAMDVSDVYYERFFVNGKQEDHAPQFKPGEKVRVRIINGSASTYFWLNYAGGKITVVASDGMDVQPVAVDRFIVGVSETYDVIVTIPDKDTAFELVATAEDRTGQASLWLGNGVKQLQQPLPKLKYFEGMKMMNDMMTVGGNMKDMGMNMSLQQMDMNTVMYPEITGKEKDKKTAGMAMEGHQHQETGNTDIVTLNYAMLKSPVKTNLPDGPVRTLHFELTGNMNRYVWTLNNKTISESDKVLIKKGENIRIVVTNNSMMRHPMHLHGHFFRILNGQGDYAPLKNVLDIMPMETDTIEFHASEEYGDWYFHCHILYHMMAGMGRIFTYENSPPNPQIPDPEMALKMVYNDDRRYYFSAEVGLESNGSDGEMRLENTRNFFDVEWRLGFNKNTGYETEAHFGRYLDKNQYLSVYTGFDFRYHNSLEREENLFGQASTQNQRAVACIGLIYQLPWLINADVRLDHEGKARLQFVRKDIPVTDRVRLWGSWNTDFEYSVGSRYILTKYWSLSAHYDSDMGMGGGIVLTY, from the coding sequence ATGAAACATTGTTATCAACTGCTGCTGCTGTTTGCAGCCCTTAGCGGCTATGCGCAAAACAGTAAGGAATATGACCTCTATGTCACGGACACTGTGGTGAACTATACCGGCAAAAAAGTAAAAGCCATTGCCATAAACGGCAGCATTCCGGCGCCTACACTTCATTTTACCGAAGGAGATACTGCTGTGATCCGCGTACACAATAAAATGCACCACGAAACATCCATTCACTGGCACGGACTGCTCCTACCGAATGAACAGGACGGGGTTCCATACCTGACAACTGCCCCGATAAAAGGCATGTCTACACACACCTATAAGTTCCCGATTAAACAAAGCGGAACCTACTGGTATCATTCCCATACCATGCTGCAGGAACAAATCGGGATGTACGGTGCTTTTATCATCCATAAAAAGCAGGAACCGGAACTACCGGAATATACCATGCTGCTGAGTGACTGGACCGATGCCAATCCGCATGAAATCGAACGTTCGCTGCACAAAGCAAACGACTGGTATGCCATTAAAAAAGGTGCCACACAAAATTATGCCGAGGCGATTGGAAAAGGCCATTTCCTGACCAAGTTTACCAACGAATGGAAACGCATGCATGCTATGGATGTGAGCGATGTTTATTACGAGCGCTTCTTTGTAAACGGCAAACAGGAAGATCATGCCCCTCAATTCAAACCCGGCGAAAAAGTACGGGTACGCATTATTAACGGCAGTGCCTCCACTTACTTCTGGCTCAACTATGCCGGAGGAAAAATAACGGTTGTCGCCAGCGATGGTATGGATGTACAACCGGTAGCGGTCGACCGTTTTATTGTAGGCGTATCCGAAACCTATGATGTTATCGTTACGATACCGGATAAAGACACCGCCTTTGAACTGGTCGCTACGGCAGAAGACCGTACCGGGCAGGCTTCCCTTTGGTTAGGCAACGGCGTCAAACAGCTGCAGCAGCCTTTACCAAAATTGAAATATTTTGAAGGGATGAAAATGATGAACGACATGATGACCGTGGGCGGCAACATGAAAGATATGGGCATGAACATGAGCCTGCAGCAAATGGACATGAACACTGTTATGTATCCCGAAATAACCGGAAAGGAAAAGGACAAAAAAACTGCCGGCATGGCTATGGAAGGTCACCAACATCAGGAAACCGGCAATACCGATATTGTTACCCTGAATTATGCCATGCTGAAATCGCCGGTAAAAACAAACCTTCCCGATGGTCCGGTCCGGACGCTGCATTTTGAGCTCACCGGAAACATGAACCGTTATGTATGGACCCTGAACAATAAAACCATATCCGAATCGGATAAAGTACTGATCAAAAAAGGAGAAAACATTCGTATTGTAGTCACGAACAATTCAATGATGCGGCACCCGATGCATTTACACGGGCATTTTTTCCGTATCCTGAACGGACAAGGGGATTATGCTCCGTTAAAAAATGTACTGGACATCATGCCGATGGAAACCGACACGATCGAATTCCATGCTTCGGAGGAATATGGCGACTGGTATTTCCACTGCCACATTCTGTACCACATGATGGCCGGAATGGGTCGAATCTTCACTTATGAAAACTCACCGCCTAACCCGCAGATTCCGGATCCGGAAATGGCTTTGAAAATGGTTTATAACGACGACAGACGTTATTATTTCTCTGCTGAGGTTGGCCTGGAAAGCAACGGAAGCGATGGCGAAATGCGCCTGGAAAACACCCGTAATTTCTTTGATGTGGAATGGCGCCTGGGCTTTAACAAAAATACCGGATATGAAACCGAAGCTCATTTCGGACGCTATCTGGATAAAAACCAATACCTGTCTGTATATACCGGATTTGATTTCCGTTACCACAACAGCCTTGAGCGGGAAGAAAACCTGTTCGGGCAGGCAAGTACCCAAAACCAAAGGGCTGTAGCCTGTATCGGGTTGATCTACCAGCTGCCCTGGCTTATCAATGCCGATGTCCGCTTGGATCATGAAGGCAAAGCCCGTTTGCAGTTTGTCCGCAAAGACATTCCGGTAACCGACAGGGTCCGGCTTTGGGGTTCCTGGAATACCGATTTTGAATACAGTGTCGGTTCCCGGTATATCCTCACCAAATACTGGTCGCTCTCGGCTCATTACGACAGCGATATGGGTATGGGAGGCGGAATCGTCCTGACCTATTAA
- a CDS encoding HYC_CC_PP family protein, which produces MKKFFATILMLLYLIPAVGVNVSAHFCGEELASLSHTAANETKCFCGIKATKKPCCEDKQVKIKIDDNQQKAELLTQKFSNPFHIQFTIPAVLEIPYIFKSTESFNYSYYNPPNRYKQPIYLLNRVFRI; this is translated from the coding sequence ATGAAAAAGTTTTTCGCAACCATATTAATGCTCTTATACTTAATCCCCGCAGTCGGGGTTAATGTATCGGCGCATTTTTGCGGAGAAGAACTGGCCTCACTGAGTCATACTGCTGCCAACGAAACAAAATGCTTTTGCGGTATTAAGGCAACCAAAAAACCGTGCTGCGAAGACAAACAGGTCAAAATCAAAATTGACGACAACCAGCAGAAAGCAGAATTGCTGACCCAAAAATTCAGCAATCCGTTTCATATACAGTTTACAATACCGGCCGTACTTGAAATACCCTATATTTTTAAAAGTACCGAGTCCTTTAATTATTCCTATTACAACCCACCCAACCGCTACAAGCAGCCCATATACCTGCTTAACAGAGTATTTCGAATTTGA
- the dapB gene encoding 4-hydroxy-tetrahydrodipicolinate reductase, whose amino-acid sequence MKIALLGYGKMGKVIERIALERGHEIVLRKSSADSYDGLEKADVAIDFSVPDSAVSNISACFATNIPVVSGTTGWLEQYNDMVQLCQEKNGAFIYGSNFSLGVNIFFELNNYLAKMMANVKEYNVSMEEIHHTQKLDAPSGTAITLAKGIIENSGYNSWTMGAPKAGEIQIDAKRIENVPGTHTVTYNSDVDFIEIKHVAHNREGFALGAVIAAEWIAGKKGVFTMKDVLNLI is encoded by the coding sequence ATGAAAATTGCTCTTTTAGGATATGGTAAAATGGGTAAAGTAATTGAACGAATTGCTTTAGAAAGAGGTCATGAAATTGTACTTCGAAAATCCAGTGCCGATTCTTATGACGGACTTGAAAAAGCCGATGTTGCCATAGACTTTAGCGTTCCCGACAGTGCCGTTAGTAACATTTCCGCCTGTTTTGCTACTAATATACCAGTAGTATCCGGAACAACGGGATGGCTGGAACAATACAACGACATGGTACAATTGTGCCAGGAGAAAAACGGAGCCTTTATTTATGGTTCCAATTTCAGTCTGGGTGTTAATATTTTCTTTGAACTGAACAATTATCTGGCAAAGATGATGGCGAATGTAAAAGAATATAACGTTTCGATGGAAGAAATCCACCATACGCAAAAACTGGATGCGCCAAGCGGTACGGCGATTACCCTGGCAAAAGGAATTATCGAAAATTCCGGCTACAACAGCTGGACGATGGGTGCTCCCAAAGCCGGTGAAATACAGATTGATGCCAAGCGTATTGAAAACGTACCGGGCACACACACGGTGACCTATAATTCTGATGTGGATTTTATAGAGATCAAACACGTTGCCCACAACCGGGAAGGATTCGCTCTTGGAGCCGTAATTGCTGCCGAATGGATCGCCGGAAAAAAGGGTGTTTTCACAATGAAAGACGTATTAAATCTGATTTAA
- a CDS encoding DUF3347 domain-containing protein: MKTLRNIAMAVAMAFVFTSCEAQIKNPKTETVKVYGNCEMCKKTIEKAANEKGIVKADWNVDTDMLTLTYDQTKTNTDAILKKVAYAGYDSETFRAPDEAYKNLPECCQYDRPAKVSAIAENHDSHKGHDMPAAETTQNSPLFNPVYTAYFSIKDALIKSDGKTASAKASELVKAIAAAPMDKMKTEQHTLWMKIQSSLKTDAGHIAETTDVKHQRDHFASLSENLYALAKTTTNDAPYYYQKCPMYDNGKGAHWLSKENTIKNPYYGSAMLSCGSTVETLK; the protein is encoded by the coding sequence ATGAAAACCTTAAGAAATATAGCCATGGCTGTTGCTATGGCATTCGTCTTTACAAGCTGTGAAGCACAGATAAAAAACCCGAAAACGGAAACCGTAAAAGTGTATGGCAACTGCGAGATGTGTAAGAAAACCATTGAAAAAGCAGCAAATGAAAAAGGTATCGTAAAAGCCGACTGGAATGTCGATACCGATATGCTGACCCTTACCTACGATCAGACCAAAACCAATACCGATGCCATCCTTAAAAAAGTAGCCTATGCCGGTTATGACAGCGAGACATTCCGCGCACCGGATGAAGCCTATAAAAACCTGCCGGAATGCTGCCAGTATGACCGACCGGCAAAAGTGAGCGCAATCGCAGAAAACCATGATTCTCATAAAGGACATGATATGCCGGCAGCGGAAACCACTCAGAACAGTCCGCTTTTTAACCCGGTATATACGGCCTATTTTTCCATCAAAGATGCGCTGATTAAATCAGACGGAAAAACGGCTTCCGCCAAAGCTTCCGAACTGGTAAAAGCCATTGCTGCTGCGCCAATGGACAAAATGAAAACCGAACAGCACACCCTGTGGATGAAAATCCAGAGCAGTTTAAAAACCGATGCCGGACATATAGCAGAAACAACAGATGTGAAACACCAGCGCGATCATTTTGCCTCCCTTTCGGAAAACCTGTATGCTTTAGCCAAAACAACAACTAACGACGCTCCGTATTACTATCAGAAGTGTCCGATGTATGATAACGGTAAGGGCGCCCATTGGTTAAGTAAAGAAAATACCATCAAAAACCCTTATTACGGCTCTGCCATGCTGAGCTGCGGCAGTACTGTGGAAACTTTAAAATAA
- a CDS encoding SDR family oxidoreductase: protein MNFTAKMLRDNALEDKVIVVTGGGSGLGKAMTKYFLELGAKVAITSRDLDKLQNTAKELEQETGGKCLAVPCDVRHYEQVEAMLQEVLNAFGKVDVLLNNAAGNFISPTERLSANAFDTIIDIVLKGSKNCTLAFGKHWIDTKQTNTTILNIVTTYAWTGSAYVVPSATAKAGVLAMTRSLAVEWAKYGIRTNAIAPGPFPTKGAWDRLLPGDLKDKFDLAKKVPLKRVGDHQELANLAAYLVSDFSAYVNGEVITIDGGEWLQGAGQFNLLEAIPKEMWDMLEAMIKQKGNK from the coding sequence ATGAATTTTACAGCAAAAATGCTTCGTGATAATGCGCTGGAAGACAAAGTAATTGTCGTAACCGGTGGCGGAAGTGGCTTGGGAAAAGCCATGACAAAATATTTCCTGGAATTAGGCGCAAAAGTAGCGATAACTTCCCGTGACCTGGACAAACTGCAAAATACTGCAAAAGAATTGGAACAGGAAACCGGAGGAAAATGCCTTGCCGTTCCATGTGATGTCCGCCATTATGAGCAGGTAGAAGCCATGCTTCAGGAAGTACTGAACGCTTTTGGAAAAGTAGATGTTTTACTAAACAATGCCGCCGGAAACTTTATCTCTCCTACCGAGCGTCTTTCGGCAAATGCCTTCGACACGATTATTGATATCGTATTAAAAGGCTCTAAAAACTGTACGCTTGCTTTTGGTAAGCACTGGATAGATACCAAACAGACCAATACCACTATTTTAAATATCGTCACCACTTATGCCTGGACCGGTTCGGCTTATGTAGTCCCGTCGGCCACAGCAAAAGCAGGTGTTTTAGCCATGACCCGCAGTTTGGCCGTAGAATGGGCGAAATACGGCATCCGTACCAACGCCATTGCACCGGGACCTTTTCCTACCAAAGGTGCCTGGGACCGTTTGTTACCGGGTGACTTAAAGGACAAGTTCGATTTAGCTAAAAAAGTACCGTTAAAACGTGTAGGTGACCACCAGGAACTGGCTAATTTAGCTGCCTATCTGGTTTCTGATTTTTCGGCTTACGTTAACGGTGAAGTCATTACCATCGATGGTGGCGAATGGCTGCAGGGCGCAGGACAATTTAACCTGCTGGAAGCCATTCCAAAAGAAATGTGGGACATGCTGGAAGCCATGATCAAACAAAAAGGAAACAAATAA
- a CDS encoding DUF5683 domain-containing protein, translating into MSRCNSILIITLLLISQFVFSQNKKDDAILKALDSVKPVRINPLAPSKAAFYSAVVPGLGQIYNKKYWKVPLVYIGLGTGLYFYTTNNNKYHDFRSEYKKRLNGTSDPNDPYFGGLDNNRLVEAQKFYQRNRDLSMLITVGIYILNIVDANVDAHLMQFNVNDNLSVRPDIYQNDMNYKHSLGLTLNYNF; encoded by the coding sequence GTGAGTCGCTGCAATTCCATACTGATTATCACACTGCTTCTAATAAGTCAGTTTGTTTTTTCTCAAAATAAAAAAGACGACGCCATATTAAAAGCACTTGACTCTGTCAAACCCGTCAGAATTAATCCGCTTGCCCCCTCTAAAGCAGCCTTTTATTCTGCCGTAGTACCCGGATTAGGACAGATATACAATAAAAAATACTGGAAGGTTCCTTTAGTCTATATCGGACTGGGAACCGGTTTGTATTTTTACACCACAAACAATAACAAGTATCACGATTTCCGCAGCGAATACAAAAAACGTCTGAACGGAACATCTGATCCGAACGATCCTTATTTTGGCGGCCTGGATAACAACCGACTGGTAGAAGCCCAGAAATTCTATCAGCGAAACCGTGACCTTTCCATGCTGATTACCGTAGGGATTTACATTTTAAACATCGTAGATGCCAATGTAGATGCCCACTTAATGCAGTTTAACGTAAACGATAATCTTTCCGTTCGTCCTGACATTTATCAAAACGATATGAATTATAAACACAGTTTAGGATTAACACTGAATTATAATTTTTAA
- a CDS encoding ParB/RepB/Spo0J family partition protein, which produces MTKAIKKQALGRGLSALLKDPENDIKSVEDKNADKVVGNIIELDLDAIEINPFQPRTNFNEESLQELASSIRELGLIQPITVRKLDFNKYQLISGERRLRASRLVGLTTVPAYIRLANDNESLVMALVENIQRHDLDPIEIALSYQRLIDEIQLTQEQMSERVGKKRSTIANYLRLLKLDPIIQTGIRDGFITMGHGRAIINIEDLDVQTDIYQKIVSQNLSVRETEALVKAYQDSLKPAAPKAPKGTSFNVAEENKKAITEFFGAKVDVKVAGNGKGKITIPFHSEEDFKRIIKLIEG; this is translated from the coding sequence ATGACGAAGGCAATTAAAAAACAAGCATTAGGAAGAGGCTTATCCGCATTATTAAAAGATCCTGAAAACGATATCAAATCGGTTGAGGATAAAAATGCCGATAAGGTTGTTGGGAATATTATTGAGCTTGACTTAGATGCTATTGAAATAAACCCTTTTCAGCCGCGTACTAATTTCAACGAGGAATCCTTACAGGAATTAGCGTCTTCCATCAGGGAACTGGGTTTAATCCAACCGATTACCGTTCGTAAATTAGATTTCAACAAATACCAGCTGATCTCGGGTGAGCGCCGTTTGCGTGCTTCCAGATTAGTAGGATTAACAACTGTTCCGGCTTATATCCGTCTGGCTAACGATAACGAATCGTTAGTAATGGCATTGGTAGAAAACATTCAGCGTCACGATTTAGACCCTATCGAGATCGCGTTATCCTACCAGCGTTTAATTGACGAGATTCAGTTAACACAAGAACAAATGAGTGAGCGTGTTGGTAAAAAACGTTCTACTATTGCCAATTATCTTCGTTTATTAAAACTGGATCCGATTATCCAGACCGGAATCCGTGACGGTTTTATCACTATGGGTCATGGCCGTGCCATCATCAACATTGAAGATCTTGACGTTCAAACCGATATTTACCAGAAAATTGTAAGCCAGAATCTTTCTGTCCGCGAAACGGAAGCTTTGGTAAAAGCATATCAGGACAGTTTAAAACCGGCGGCACCAAAAGCACCAAAAGGTACCTCTTTTAATGTTGCTGAAGAAAACAAAAAAGCCATTACTGAATTTTTCGGGGCTAAGGTTGATGTAAAAGTTGCCGGCAATGGTAAAGGGAAGATCACCATTCCTTTCCATTCTGAAGAAGATTTTAAAAGAATTATTAAGCTAATAGAAGGTTAG
- the gwsG gene encoding grasp-with-spasm system ATP-grasp peptide maturase, with protein sequence MILILSAYFDQSTNDVIDWLCHYKASFVRIDGESYLNSELNYKVILSDNGIELSLGNILLNNLTAVWNRRWIPYNFSFNDELEKFEDVDIGVLANIKNNVIIEMRKSYKLLFDFLQTKNIKSLPFFNSIAIDKLTVLKAAAGVGLKIPESIICNNKNDLLRFYDNHQKIITKPLGEAMSFSGKSHSYLNKTVIIEECFLEQIEERFFPSLFQKYIEKEIEIRSFFLEGKFYSMAIFSQLDKMTSVDFRNYNDLHPNRNTPFKLPEEVEKRIDNLMSVLNLNTGSVDIILTPDNDFVFLEVNPIGQFGMTSYPCNYYLEKEIAKSLIVDVYE encoded by the coding sequence ATGATTTTAATCTTAAGTGCTTATTTTGATCAAAGTACAAATGATGTTATAGATTGGCTCTGTCATTACAAAGCATCTTTTGTTAGAATTGATGGTGAATCATACTTGAATTCTGAACTGAATTATAAAGTAATTCTTTCAGATAACGGTATTGAATTAAGTCTTGGAAATATCTTGTTAAACAATCTTACAGCTGTTTGGAATAGAAGATGGATTCCGTATAATTTTTCATTTAATGATGAATTGGAAAAGTTTGAAGATGTTGATATCGGAGTTTTAGCAAATATTAAGAATAATGTAATAATCGAAATGAGGAAGTCATACAAACTGCTTTTCGATTTTTTACAAACCAAAAATATTAAATCGTTACCCTTTTTTAATTCAATAGCTATAGATAAATTAACAGTTCTAAAAGCCGCTGCCGGTGTTGGATTGAAAATACCTGAAAGTATTATTTGTAATAATAAAAATGACTTATTGAGATTTTACGATAATCATCAGAAAATTATAACGAAGCCTTTAGGAGAAGCAATGAGTTTTTCCGGGAAATCACATAGTTATCTAAATAAAACGGTTATAATTGAGGAGTGTTTTCTTGAGCAAATTGAAGAAAGATTTTTTCCTTCACTATTTCAGAAGTATATAGAAAAGGAAATTGAAATTAGAAGCTTTTTTTTAGAAGGTAAGTTTTATTCAATGGCAATTTTTTCTCAATTAGATAAAATGACTTCCGTAGATTTTAGAAATTATAATGATTTGCATCCTAATCGAAATACACCTTTTAAATTACCTGAAGAAGTTGAAAAAAGGATAGATAATTTGATGTCTGTTTTGAATCTTAATACAGGATCTGTTGATATTATACTAACTCCTGATAATGATTTTGTTTTTTTAGAAGTGAACCCTATAGGTCAATTTGGGATGACCTCATATCCATGTAATTATTACTTAGAAAAAGAAATAGCCAAATCTTTAATTGTAGACGTTTATGAATAA